The Arenibacter algicola region CTTGCCGTTATCTGCACTTTTTACCACATGTAAATAGTACACGTCCTTTTCCTTATCCAGATCCATATAATTGTAAAATAGAAAAATTTCATTGGTAATGGCATCGACGATCATAGAAGGGTCCGAAGCGGATTGACCTAATGGAAAATCCACAATTTTTTCAATTGCTGACCAAGTTTTGCCATTATCAGCACTTCTTCTTATCACAATATTAATGTCTTTGCTCCATTTTAGGTCGCCACAGGAAGGTACCCTTTCATCAATAGCAGCAATAATATTGCCATTGGGAGCAGTGGCCAGGGCAGGGATGCGATAACAGGAAACATCCTGGTTCATAGTGGTGTTGAACAGATCCTGATGGCTTATAACCCCATCGGCAATCTCGAAGCTTTCCTGTTGTGCAGTAACATTATAGGTTACGAGCAGAAGTGCTAAAAATGTATTTTTCATGTCTTATAAATTTACGATAATTTCTATTTTATTATTCCTTTATTCTCCATTCTCTCAAAGGCTTTCCAACATTGGAGCATGGCTCTTGGCACATGAAAGCATCCCTTCCATTTGCCTCCTTTGAGGTTTAACAATACTTCCCCCCTTCGATTTAGATACCCAAACCATTCTCCGTGTTGTGGGTCTGAAAAATGCTGCCAGCTATAGTCGTGCACCTTGGTGTACCAAGCGGAAATTTCCGGGTTTTGGGTTTGTTCATAAGCCTTTGCAAGGGCTACCAAAGTCTCCAAATGTACCCACCATAATTTTTGGTCCCATTCCAATTGTTGGGGAGGATGACCCTTTGAATCCATAAAATAAAATATTCCGCCATATTCTTCGTCCCAACTGTATTCCAGAATTTTGACGATGGTCTCAGTAGCCTTATTTATTAACTCCCGGTCATTCCTTCTCACGGCAATATCGATCATAAACCACATGGCTTCTATGCCATGACCGGGATTCAGCAAACGGCCGTTAAAGCTGTCTTCCAAACTGCCATCGGGCTTTGTGAATTCGTAGATTATACCTGATTTCCCATCCAGAAATACTTCCATAACCTCTCGAACCGCAAAATCTATGGTTCGCTCCACTTCATTGGGTTCCAATATGTCTTCCAGCTCCAGAACCAAATTGGACAAGATCATGGGCAGGGCAAAACTTTTTAAAGGTCTGGCCAATGTTCCTTTTTCATATTTTCCCTTGGGGTTATCCTTTCTTAGAAGAATATTTAGATACGTTTTTTTGGCGAGTTCTTTATATTCCTGATCTTCTGCCGCTATTCCATATTGGGCAAAAGCCATGGCCGCAAAACAATGCGAAAAAATGTTATAGGGTTGTACCAAGGGTTGTCCGTTTGCGGTTAGGGAAAAATATACATTGCCTTGTGCATCCATTCCCTTATGTCTTATAAAATCGACCCCACTTTTGGCAATTTCCAACCAATTTTCCTTTGGTTCCACCTGGTTGTACAAGGTAGAGAACATCCACGCCTGTCTTCCTTGCAGCCACATAAATTTATCGGTGTCGTAAACCTTGCCTTCCCTATCCAGACAGGTAAAATAGCCGCCGTTTGTACGATCAAGGGAATGCCTTTCCCAAAAGGGGATGACGTTGTTTAGGAGATTGTCTTTATAAAGGTTGCTGTGAGGTTTCATTTGTAAAATTTAATTTTTTGGATAGCGCTTTGAAAAATGGAACATTTAAAATTTTGAAGTATAAGCCATTATTCCAAGGTCGTCTAACTCATTTTCGGCCCTTTTAAGTTCCTCAATTGAAAGTGTAACATGTGGAAATCTACTGGGGCCACAATCCACGCCCAAGACCTTCATAAAGGATTTGGCCGCCCCATTAAAACCACCTTTTGCATTTAGGGTATCCACGAACTTCATGGATTTTTCCTGAAGGGCCGCAGCCAACTTATGGTCGTTGTTTTGGAAAGCCTCTATGATGGATAAATACAAGGGCGCCAAATGGTTGTAGGTGCTACCTACCCAGCCTTCTGCTCCCAAAGGAAGACTCGCCAGTAAGATTTCATCAAAACCAAACAGAATATTATAGGCGCCATTATCAAAATCCTTACAATATTTATAGTCTATCAGGTTATTGTTGGTAAACTTGATCCCTGCAAAGTTTGGAATTTCCTGGGAGGCCAATCCCAAAAATTCGTGCATGAGGAAATTGGCACCGGTCAATACCGGTATGTGATAGTAATAAAAGGGAGTGTTGGGAGCGCAACTCGCAATCTCTTTGCAGTACTCCAACAAACTTTTTAACGAACTAAGTCTAAAGTAATAAGGGGCCAATGCTGCTATGGCATCTACCTTTTGGGCAGAATGTGTTGCCAAGGCTTTGGCTTCCTTTAAACTATTATGTCCAACGTGGTTTACCAGAAAAAAGTCGTTTGGTTTGTTCGCGGCCCATTCAGTGATAATATCTTTCCTTTCTTTAGTGGTTAAGGAAACAAAATCTCCGGTGGATCCGTTTACAAAGGCCCCTCTTACCTTGTTGTTTTTCAAAAATTGGCCGTATTCGGAGATTATACCCAAATTTATTGAGGTATCCTTATGCATAGGTGCATAAGTCGCGGCTATTAGTCCTTTCATCTATTTAATTTTTATTATGTATTACAAAATACAATTACGCACAAAGATTTCATTCTCCCAAAATAAATTAGTCAACACTTGGCAATTGGTTTAATCAATTTGGGTAATTTTTATTGGATGGTTTTAATTGTGGAATTAAAGCTTAAAAAGGATTCCAAAAAAATGGAACCCTTTTTTCAGCAAACAACTCAATTCAAACTAACTCAATATTTTAATTGTATCCCGGAGTTTGTTCCAGTAAAGGGTTTCTTCCGATCATATCGGTAGTAATGGGCAGTACCAATTTATACTCGTCACCAGGGTTTAAGAAGCTTATATTGTCCAGTACAAAGCTGTTCCCGGCCCTTCTTAAGTCCCACCATCTTTTGCCTTCACCTATAAACTCCTTATATCGCTCATCTAAGATGGCATTGGCGTTTTCTGTCGGAGATCCATTGGTGTAGGCGTGGAGGAGGGGCGCATAATTATCACCGTATGCCCTTTGGCGAATTTGGTTTATTTCTCTTGAAGGATCTTCCCCCAATAGGTTTTTGGCCTCTGCCAATAAAAGGATTACGTCCGCATATCTGTAGACTGGAACATCATTTTCAAAAATACGCTCGGACCCAATAACCTGCCCCAAAAATTTATTGAATACGGAACCGAAGTAGGCCGATTCATTATAGTTTGTATATCCAAGTCCGCCATTATCGTCCACATACAGCCTAATGAAAGTGGCATCCTTGCGACTGTCGTCATTGTCGTCCAGCAACAGTATCGTTTTTTCCGATTGTCCATATCTGTTGGCTCCTGCGATTACAAAATCGCCCATTGAGTTGCCTTTGTCATTAAAAGTTGGGTTTATTTCGGTACTTCTTCCGGTAAGGCTATTGTAAAAGTTGGAAGCTTCATCCTGCTTGTACTGTATGGCAAAAATAAACTCGCTATTTCCTTCATTTCCAACACCCCATAAGTCCGAGATGTTCGGCTCCAATGCCACCCCGAAGGAAGCAACCTGCTGTAAGGCTGTTTTTGCGGCCTCAAAATCCGAAGCACCACCGCCCATTACGTTGCCCGACCAAATATAAACATCGCCTTTAAGGGCCAATGTTGCCGCCTTGGACCAGAAGTTTCTATTGCCTTCCCAGAAATTGTTTGATGATGCAAAAGTGTTCAAGGAGGTTTCAATATCAGCTTTGATCTGGGTCATAACCTCTGCTTGGGTTGCTCTGGCTTTGCTCAAACTAGCGGGATCCACATCGGTTATGGGTTCCAAAATGATAGGTACTCCTCCCCAGGTCTTTAGAAGGGTGTAATAGTATAAAGCCCTTAAACCGTAGGCTTGTGCCAGTAAATGGTTTTTATCCTCTTCGTTTACAAAGCTAACATCTGGGGCGTTGGCCAGAAAATCGTTGATACGGTGTATTCTGGTGTACAGACCTGCCCAGCCACCAAAGGGTGCCGTGGCAACGGTAATGTCCGATCTTATCAGGGATTCATTGTTGGGCGATTCAAAGGTTCTGCCACCCCAAATATCACTTCGTATTTCACCTAATAGCCATAAGTCATCCGCAGAAGATCTTAAATTGGCATATAGGCCCGTATGGGCGGTTCTAACCCCTTCTTCTGTATCCCAAAAGCCGGCTGTGGTCAATTCACTGGGGCTGGTGAGTTCCAACTCACTTTCGCAAGCGCCCATGGTAAAGGCTATTAATAGTATGGAAATATATTTCTTCATCGTTCTAATTTTAAAAAGTTAGGTTTAATCCAATGGTAACGGTTTTTGGGACGGGAAATGCTCCGTACTGAACACCCCCTATTTCCGGAGTTTCTCCAGTGAAACTTTTGAAGTAATGTAGGTTACTTCCCGTTACAAAAATGTTCAGTCTCTTAATGACATCATTGAAATATTCGGAGGGGACGTCATAACTGAAGGTTACTTCCCTTAGGGCCAAATAATCCCCTTTTTCCCAAAACTGACTATTACCTGCATTTAAAAGGCTGGAACTATCCCCTGAGCTTGCTCCTTCATTCCCTCTCCAAACATTTTTGGTTCCGTTTACGAAAACAAAACGTGGCCAGTCGGTATCCGTATTGGTCGGTGTCCATGAATCCAAGACTTCAGTAGGCTGGTTCAAGTTACCTTGTGTTTGTCCATAACCTTTGTTCCGGATATGGTTCCACACCAAATGTCCCGTAGCAAAATCGGTTTTTACGAACAGGTTAAAGTTCTTGTATCTAAGACTGGTGGTTAAGCCTCCCAAGAAGTCTGGAGTAGTACGTCCTATCACTTTTCTGTCCAAGGTGTTGATGATTCCATCGCCGTTTTGATCTTTCCATTTTACATCTCCTGCAAAATGTGTGTTTTTATCTCCAGGCAGGAAGTCGTCCTGAATGTTGCTGTCGGCTTCGGCTTCGGCCTGACTAGCATAGATACCTTCCTGCTCATAGGCAATAACGAGGTCGTTGCCTACGCGCTGGCCTTCCTGAAGACCTCCTACCCACTCTTCTTCCCCTGTCTTGGCATTCCAGATCAACTGTCCGTCCTGTCTGTTGAGATCGTTGGCATTTTCCGGAAGTTTCTCTACGTAATTCCTATTGGAAGTAATGGTGGCGCCAACATTCCAGGTAAGGTTTTGGTTTTGAATTATATCTCCATTGACCTGCAGTTCAAATCCTTTGTTCCTAATGGTTCCATTGTTGGTAAGAATACTGCTAAAACCGGTGTAATAGGGAAGGGTAAGATTTGCGAGTTTGTCCTTTATATCCCTGGAGTAGACATCTGTGATAAAGGTAAGTCTATCCTTAAAAAATGAAATGTCCAAACCGGCATTTAGGGTGGTCGACTTTTCCCATTGTAGATCCAAGGTAGGTAATCCTGAGTTGGCATAACCGGTTTGTCCGTTATATACCCCTTGGCTGCCATAGGCCCCAAAAACACCATAATTGCTCAATACCTCCTGATTACCGTTTACACCATAGCTCAATCTCGGCTTTATCCTGGATATAGTATTGACTATATTGGAATTGGCAAAGAAATTCTCATTGTGCAGGTTCCAGCCCAAGGATACTCCTGGGAAAAAGTCACTCTTGTTATTCCCGAGCCTAGAGGAGCCGTCATTTCTAAAGGTAAACCCAAATAGGTATTTGTTGTCATAATCATATAGTAACCTTCCAAAAGCAGAGGCAAGCACATATTCAGTTTCAAAGCTAGAAGGTATGCCATTGGCTTCCGCTCCCGCATTCAAGGTCTCTATCAGGTCTGTGGGGGAATTTCTGGTTCCAGCAGAGGTGGTAAAGTAATTGTCCTTGAAATATTCTGCACCAATCAGGGCATTAAGATTATGACTGCCTATACTCTTGATATAATTTAGAGTACCGGTCAGCTGATTTCTCAAGGTCCTATCCAGACTTACCGACGCTTCCCTGCCCGTTCTTAACGGACCGGTTGTACTGCCAACTCTATAGGCTCTATTAAAGCTTTCGTTGTGGTTGTTAATGGTAAAATGGCTTCCATCTACGGATAGGATTAGGTTGTCCAATATGCTCCAGTCGATACCCACTGAGGCCGATAACCTTTGTTCCAAATTTTTTCTGACAAATTTATCCTGATAGTATAAAGGATTGCCAAATCCTTGGTTTTGTCCTACCGCATATATGTTGGACCAAGTGCCATCAGGGTTGTTGTCGTAGGTCCTGGAGGTAGGGGCCTGGCTCTGAAATCTCCTGAATACCGTGTCATCGCCACCCAATGGACTCAAACTTAGGTTGGAATGGGAGTACAATACATTGGAGTTTACCTTTAGGTTGTCCGTAATTCTGTAGGATCCCGTAAACTTTCCAGAGTACCTTTTAAAACCCGATCCCAGAATTAAACCGTCGTTATCCAAAAGTCCCAGGCCTAAATAATAAGAACCTTTTTCATTTCCGCCGTCAAAGGAAAGGTAGTGGTCTTTGGTGGCACTATTTTGGTAAATTCGATCGCCAACAGTCTTATTGTCATAAAACAAAATGTCTTGACTTGGATTCAGGATATCCGGGATTGTGCTCCAGCCTGGTTGATTCAACAAATATTGATTGTCCGCGGTTAACAATTGCGTGGTGAAAGGGGAGCTAATGGCATCACCGCCTGTTCCCATACTGTTGGCCCCGTCCAAAAAGGCACCAAAGGATCCAGGGTTATTAATGGCCTCGCGATACCAGGCAATTGATTGTCTGTTGTAATTTATGAAGTCGGCCGCACCAATATATTTTTGGTCATTTCTTTCTTCATTCATACTATACTTATATTTATAGTTGATCGAGGACTTTCCTGGTTTACCGGATTTGGTTGTCACCAATATTACGCCATTGGCAGATCTGGCCCCGTATATGGCTGTAGCCGCCGCATCTTTCAGGACTTCGATAGATTCGATATCATCGGAGTTTAGAGCATAAAAGCTGCCTGGTATCCCATCTATCAAAATTAATGGTGACCCTGTACCGTCAAAGTTGGTACCTCCGCGCAAAACTATTTGCGGGGTAGCTCCGGGTTGCCCAGTGGTGTTGGTTACCCTTAATCCGGCAATGGTACCTTGCAAGGCTGTTGCTGCGTTGGACCTAGTGGAGATTTCTAGGATTTGGGTGTCCAGTTTTGAGACCGAGGTGGTCAAGGTGGCCCTGGTTTGGGATCCGTAGCCGGTAACGACCACTTCGTCCAGGAGGGCAGCGTCTTCTTGTAGGACTGCATTTATTGTGGATTGATCGCCTACGGTAATAGATTGTGATGTGAATCCTAAATAGCTGAATATTAGAACATCGCCTGTACTCGCCATAATGATGTAGTTGCCATCAAAATCACTTTGGGTCCCTGTTGAGGTCCCCTTGACCAAGACATTGGCTCCGGGTAGCGGTTGTCCGCTTCCATCGGATATGGTTCCTGTTATTTCTTTTTGCTGTGCAAAGGTTAAGCCAAAGGTCAGTAAAAGAATTAAACTGAATACCAAAGAAGGGGACTTGGTAGTTTTTTTGTTTTGAACGGACTTGGTGGTAGGTCCATTTCCTGTCCATGGTTTTTTAAGATGCTTCATAAAAAGGATGTGTTTGAGTTATCATATCTGTTAGATTTTGGGCAATATATAAATTATATATTATTATGTTATACATAAGGCATATAAAAATTACAATTTTAACACATAAAAATGATTTTTATGCTATTTTATTTTAAAATATAATTTTAAGGCATAAATAATATATAATTATGTTTATGTAATAGGGGTCCTTGTTTTGCCAAGGTTGAGTTGGCTGGGTTTTGGGAGAGCATGATAATTGTAATTTATAGGTGTCGTGGGGGTATTGAGTATACGCAGATTCTAAACCTTGGCATACTGCGGGGCCGGATAATGAGCATTCCCACAACCTTTTTTGTAGGTTTTACAACAAAAATATGGTCTAGAATAAAGAAGATTCTAGATTTATGCCAAACCAAAATAAAAACCAACATTTATGAAAAAAGTACTTGTAACCCTTGTTTTTGCACTTTTAGGAATGGGATTGTTTGCCCAAAAGGGGTTGAAATTGGGAATTCACGGGGGGCTGCCCTTGGATGAGTTTCAAGATGAGCTTAGTCTTGTTGCCGGAGTGGATCTGGGATATAGATGGGGATTAAGTGAAATTATAGACCTTGGGGTTATGGTAGGTTTTGTAAATGGATTTCCGGAAAAATATGATAGGGAGCTCTTCGCAGAGGATTTGCCCAACATTCAATTTGTGCCACTCGCCGCATCTGTTAGATTTTGGACATCCAATTCGTTCTCCATTGGGGGCGATGTTGGTCAGGCCATAGGAATAAATGATGGCAATGACGGTGGATTGTACTATAGGCCCACAATTGCTTATTTGATGGGTGCCCAAACTGAAGTCAATTTATCTTATACCGGTATTGCCTTGGATGGTGCTACATGGTCCACTATTAATGTGGGGGTGCTCTATACTTTCGATTTTTAAAGGCATATCTTTATAGAAGGCTCAAAGGGATTATATTTTCTTTCAGAAAACTTGTCGGTTATTCATCAAGGTCATTTTTTGGTCTGTATACTACATGGAATTATTCCTTAATTGCTCGAGCTAAATTTACTCTGGACACTTTAAAACTCATCATAATAACTAGGTAGGGATACTTTAATGTTAAGTTAGGGTTACCGGAATACAAAAGTGATCAACAGTTGCCTCATGTAAATTGCAATCAATGTTTTTCTTTAGTAAACATCACTGTAAATACCATAGAATGAATTAAATAGTGGTAAAAATTTTAAATTTTTTCCTCCTCCTCTAGTGTAAATTCAATCTTTCCTATACCTATATATGTTGCTCTTAAGTAATGTAGGTGCAATAAAACCAAGTCCCTGTTATTAAACTGTAAAGCCAAGGTAAAATCATAAAACCGCTTCATTTTCGTACGTGCATTTATATAGTTTTGCCGTGAATAACCAAGCATTTATTAATCGGTAGCGTAGTTGTGGGTCTTTGACAATGAGGTCTTATATTTTTTTCCTGGACGAAGTAAGTAGTATGATCTTTATTAAAACCATAGTTTTGGGTTTGCTTAATATTTATTAATGTGGCTTCATAGTGGGCTGTATTAAACTAGGAAAACTGAATTTTGACTAAGGCATATTTGTTTGTAAGAAATTTCGGCCTTACTTCTGAAATGCAAACCTTTGCATAGTTTTTAAAGTCCTGAAAATTCCGATATCGTTAATTATGTGTTAAATTGGTTATGACAAAACTAATTTAAACCATAAAAATATGAAGAAACTGAAATTTTTGATGTTTGTCTTTGTGATAGGCACATCCATGACATCATGGGCACAGACCACTGTTACCGGTACGGTGTCCGATGAACAGAATGTTCCCTTGCCAGGTGCAACCGTGCTGGAAAAAGGAACTTCCAATGGAACTACGACCGATTTTGATGGTAATTTCACCATACAAGTATCGGATGAAAGCGCGATTCTCGCGATATCCTTTTTAGGCTATGCTACCAAGGAGTATCCACTCAACGGTCAAACTAATGTGAGTGCTGTCTTGCAGGAAGACTCATCATTATTGGACGAGGTGGTCGTTGTAGGTTATGGAACCCAAAGAATTAAGGACGTAACTGGTGCGGTGAAACGGGTTACCAGCGAAGACTTTAATAAGGGAGTCGTTAATAATGCGGGCCAACTTATACAGGGTAAGGCTGCGGGTGTAAATGTTACCTCCTCAAGTGGTGAGCCTGGAAGTGGTCAGCGTATTGTGATCCGTGGACAAGGAACTATTCGTTCGGGATCTGGGCCGTTATTTGTATTGGATGGATTTCCATTGGGCTTGGCAGGTACAGGTTCAGGGGAAAGCCCTTTGAATTTTATCAATCCAGATGATATAGAATCCATCGATGTATTGAAGGATGCCTCGGCAACTGCTATTTATGGTTCAAGAGGAGCCAACGGTGTTGTAATCATTACCACGAAAAATGGAAAGGCCGGTGTTTCAAAAATATCGCTTTCTACCAATGTAGGCGTCTCTACATTGGCTCGTAAACTGGATGTTTTCACCGCTGATGAATTCCGTAGGGAAGTGGCTGCAATTCCAGGGAGTGAACTTATTGATGGAGGAGGTTCCACCGATTGGCAGGATGAATTGACCCGGGCTGCCATTACTCAAAACCACAACTTGGTTTTATCAGGGGGTACCGAAAAGGTCAATTACTATGCTTCCTTAGGTTTGCAAGATCAGGAAGGGATTGTTTATAACTCAGGTCTCAAAAGGACAAGTGCAAGGATTAATGTGACCCAAAAATTGTTGCAAGATCGATTGAAAATTGATTACAATTTAAATACTACAATTACCGAGCAATCCAGAAATAATAATCTGGGGTATTCTACCAACCCTACCTTTGATGCCTATACGGCTGATGGGGAAATTAACAACCCTCTTAATTGGAACAATCCATTGTTGTCCAATAAATATAACGGTGACTTTTCGGAATCTAGAAGGATTTTAATCAATATTGCACCTTCCTTTGAAATTTTGGATGGTCTGGTGTATAAATTAAACGTAGGTTATGAGAATAGATCATCGGATAGGGATCAACAAACGATTGCCAATAGTGATCGGAACGATTTAGGTTTTTTAAGACAGTCTTTTGGGAAGTATGAAAATAATCTAATTGAAAACTACTTGACCTATACCTTTGATGTTGGAGACCACAACCTAAGTATTTTAGGGGGTCATTCCTATCAAAAAACATTTTCAAGAAGTAGTAGTTGGTCTATTGATGAATTTCCGGCCGACACTGGTATAGATCCTCGTAATAACCCTGGTTTGGGTGGGGATACCAATATAGTTGACCATAGACCTTCGGGCAGTACATATGAAGACGAGTTGCAATCCTATTTTGGTAGGGCCAACTGGAGCTTTAAAGATCGTTACCTGTTTACTGCAACGGTTAGGGCCGATGGTTCCTCTAAATTCGGGGGAAACAACAAATATGGTGTGTTCTCTTCCTTTGCAGGGTCTTGGAGGATCATAGAAGAGGACTTCATGGAGGGGTCTATTTTTAGCGATTTAAAATTAAGGGCGGGCTGGGGCCAGACCGGTAACCAGGAAATTCCCGGAAAAATCACGAAAGCCTCTTTTAGGGTTAGTAACTCCAGCAATGTGAGTTATCCAATTGATCAGAATGGTCCTTATCCCGTGGGATCCGAGTATACCCGTTTTGCCAACCCGGACATTCAATGGGAGGTTTCTACCCAATCCAATGTGGGTGTTGATTTTGGATTATTCGATGGAAGTCTAACAGGTACCTTGGATTATTTTCATAAAGTATCCGATAATATCTTATTGGAGGTTACACCTGTAGATCCAATTGTACCGGCTCCTACCTATTGGACAAATGTTCCTGGCATGACAATTACCAACAAAGGGCTTGAAGTTGCGTTGGATTATTCCAAGCAGAACCCTGACGGTCTTTCCTACGGCTTTGGAGTAAATGCCACATTTATAGATAATTTAGTGGAAGATTCTCCTTTTACCATTGTAACAACTGGATCCGCTTCTGGTCAGGGGCTTACAGATGCTACCATTAACGGATTTGTTAGTGGAGAGGCTATCGGGGCCTTTTACATGCAGACATTCACAGGAATTGGTCCTGATGGTCTTTCGCAATTTGCGGACAATGACGGGGACGGTGAGATTACCGAAAAGGATAGAACCATTGTTGGAAGTGCTTTGCCCGACATGACCTATAATTTTTATCTAAACTTGAAGTACAGAAGGTTTGATCTTAATGCCAATTTTAACGGGGTATCCGGAAATGAAATATATGACCATACCGCTATGGGGAGTTTTTACAAAACCTTGTTGAGCAAATCTAACAACACAACAGCAGCTGCCATAGAGTATCCTGAAGAAAGTATCATAAATTCGGCAGCCGTTTCCACACGTTATTTAAAGGATGGTTCTTATTTGAGATTAAATAATTTAACCTTTGGATACTCTTTCGATACAAAATCCATGTCATGGGCTTCAAATTGGCTCCAGGAATTTAGATTGAGCTTTACTGGTCAAAATCTATTCGTTATTACGGATTATGACGGTTATGATCCAGAAGTGAATACGGATAGTTCTACCAATGGGATTCAATCCTTTGGTATTGATAAGTTCGCCTACCCTAAGGCAAGAACATTTGTTTTTGGTTTGAATGTATCCTTTTAATAAAAAATAAAAATAGATATGAAAAACAATATAAAATTAACACTGTTGTTAGGCAGCATGTTACTGAATTGGAATTGTACGGATCTTGAGGAGAATATATTGGACGAATCTTTGAATCCCAGTACAGAAGGAATTGATGAAGCTGTGGCAGCTATTGCCCCGGTTTATGCAAATGCAAATAACAATATTTGGAGGCATACGAATTATTTTTCTATGCAGGAAATCTCTACGGATGAAGCTATATTGCCCTACAGAGGTGGTACCGATTGGGGTGATGGAGGTAAATTTTCAGATTTGTATCGTCATGCCATGACTCCTGGTAATCGTATTATGAGCGATGTATGGAACGGGGT contains the following coding sequences:
- a CDS encoding SusC/RagA family TonB-linked outer membrane protein, with the protein product MKKLKFLMFVFVIGTSMTSWAQTTVTGTVSDEQNVPLPGATVLEKGTSNGTTTDFDGNFTIQVSDESAILAISFLGYATKEYPLNGQTNVSAVLQEDSSLLDEVVVVGYGTQRIKDVTGAVKRVTSEDFNKGVVNNAGQLIQGKAAGVNVTSSSGEPGSGQRIVIRGQGTIRSGSGPLFVLDGFPLGLAGTGSGESPLNFINPDDIESIDVLKDASATAIYGSRGANGVVIITTKNGKAGVSKISLSTNVGVSTLARKLDVFTADEFRREVAAIPGSELIDGGGSTDWQDELTRAAITQNHNLVLSGGTEKVNYYASLGLQDQEGIVYNSGLKRTSARINVTQKLLQDRLKIDYNLNTTITEQSRNNNLGYSTNPTFDAYTADGEINNPLNWNNPLLSNKYNGDFSESRRILINIAPSFEILDGLVYKLNVGYENRSSDRDQQTIANSDRNDLGFLRQSFGKYENNLIENYLTYTFDVGDHNLSILGGHSYQKTFSRSSSWSIDEFPADTGIDPRNNPGLGGDTNIVDHRPSGSTYEDELQSYFGRANWSFKDRYLFTATVRADGSSKFGGNNKYGVFSSFAGSWRIIEEDFMEGSIFSDLKLRAGWGQTGNQEIPGKITKASFRVSNSSNVSYPIDQNGPYPVGSEYTRFANPDIQWEVSTQSNVGVDFGLFDGSLTGTLDYFHKVSDNILLEVTPVDPIVPAPTYWTNVPGMTITNKGLEVALDYSKQNPDGLSYGFGVNATFIDNLVEDSPFTIVTTGSASGQGLTDATINGFVSGEAIGAFYMQTFTGIGPDGLSQFADNDGDGEITEKDRTIVGSALPDMTYNFYLNLKYRRFDLNANFNGVSGNEIYDHTAMGSFYKTLLSKSNNTTAAAIEYPEESIINSAAVSTRYLKDGSYLRLNNLTFGYSFDTKSMSWASNWLQEFRLSFTGQNLFVITDYDGYDPEVNTDSSTNGIQSFGIDKFAYPKARTFVFGLNVSF